The sequence GTAGGAGGCATTCAGCACATCACAAAGGGtgatcagcacctcacaggatcaggctcaCAGTCTGTAAAGGGCTTCAAGATTCGTATAAGATGAAAATGATATATTTTCCTGGTTTTATTTTTGCACACAAGTACTATTGGGTATTAATGTTAACTGCAACACAGGCATAGATAAAAATATTCCCCTAAATCAGAATTCTTTATAGTGGCATCTTAAATATGCAAAGtagcacacaaaaaaaatccactacaCTCTTACAACAAACACTAAGTAGTCTGATAAGGAGCCTCATATAAACGTCTGCAAAAAGGATGAAAGGTATTTCTAGTCTAAATGATTCTCTTTAGCCCTGATTCTACAATTAGATTAGTGCAGGTGGACTTTGATGTCTGGGCAGTGCCACAGTAGGGCGGTACATGGGTTCAAGGGTCCATCTGTGTTGATgagattgcagaatcagggcctaagtgctCATGCAATTCCCTTGCAAGATCTCTGTGTAGTTAATTTCTCAGTTAATTGGCAATTACATAGTATTTTGGCACATGATGATCATCATCCAGTAAGGTATATACTGGTTTAGTGTCACACTATGGGTaaactttctttttattaaaacaacgGCTTGGTTTTGGTAGGACTGATTTATTGAAAGGAAATTATTTAATGGAAAGTGATGGGGCTAACAATGTGACGGTCTGTCTCGGAGAGATTTTCAATACAACATTGTCTTCAATGCAGATAAAGCGTTAGTACAGGTTTGTAGAGTTGGACCCTAACAATACCACTCATATTGGCTTCAACTGGATTAGCCATTTGAGTAAGGGTCTGAGGGGGTATTGCGGCCTTTGGTCTACTGTGAACCAAAGTAGAGGAAAGCAAAACCTCTttcaagtttgtttattttttactcactgactgactgactgagctCTGGTCTTATCTCCACCACGGTCTGCATCTTCATCAGTATCAGAGTCAGCACCCGTCTCACCTGGATGTATAAAATTTCAGCATATGAGATTATAGCCAAGTGTTGCTTCCTACCTACTTAGACTTATTTGCAAAACTTAATTTTACCCGAAGTCAACGGTGTAGTTTTTTTCAAATTGAAGGAGATGTTCTAAAATTTCATTTACCCAAAAGAAAAAGCAATATCTGAAACTGCTGCTGCTCACAAGCTGAGACTAGTTTGAACTATCCTTTGATTATccattaaaatatatgaaaatccAGCTTTGTTACTGTACTAAGGGTAAAGGGCAATGAAAGGCCTCGAAGAATCAATTCAAGGCTCTCTGCATCACATAAGCCCCACAGTGAGCTACACAAGAGGGATTATAGGTGGAACACCCACTCAGTGGACCTCTGCATCTCCTGCAACCAAAGGGGAGCTCAACACTGGCAAGAAAAGTTAGCAATAAACAAGCCAGTGTTGAAGGGAATTTGGCAGACAGACTAGAGAAGGTACCACTGGGTCTAAGCTAGGTATTATCTGTGAATACACGGATCTAGTACCTGAGAGTCGCCAAGCAGGGAGTGCAAAAGAGGCTGCAGATACTATTCCAGCTTATGGGTTTGAATGCAGCCACAGAGCAGCTATACGTCAACCCTGGGGCCTGTCATGCAACACACTCATATAAAACTCAACAACACCACACTAAACTGTGGCTTGCCCCAAGTGCTTGTACAAGAAAATATGACTCCGCATTACTTCCCAGCACACGCTGCATACGCGAGTCACAGCAGGGGACAGAACAGCCTACATTGGACTGCTACACACTTGCATGCATTGGGTGGGGGATTAGGTAAAACTATGACTCTACCCCAATGCctcagccagcacagctgagctggtaAAGCAGGGGATGGAATCTGCTACTCATACATAACAGCAGCAAATTATTTCCCTCTGTAGCACATGGGGATCCAAGGAAAGAAGTATGGTTATTAACAGTCAATTCCCTTCCTGGTCTGCTCCTGGAGCAGCACCATACTACCCCTTGCTATGGGCTGAGAGAAGATTCTCATTCTAACCTTATGACTCTATACAACAACCATGAATTTCACTTTAGAAGAACAATAAttgagagctggtcagaaaaagggATGTCTTCCTACagaaaatttagatgaaaataaaaaaaaaatctgtttttcttttaaaaaatttccatggaaaaattaTACTTTTTGTTGAAAGTTTGATAACCCAAAACTTCAtggtgaaaaattgaaaaatttctattgagaaaaatcaaaattaaatattttgtattgatCAGTTCAACTTTAAACTGTGTCCATACAGGAAAATTGCAGGGGCTCAGGAGGTGGCAGTTTAACGTCAAATCAACGCAAAAGAAAAACATGTCAATTcgaaaatgttgaaacattatacttttgggaggttttttttgacaaaaagcaGTTTTCCATAGAAAGACACTTTGCatgaaaaagtttgttttgtcaaaaaccctattttccatcaaaaaataaTTTAGACGATGTTTTTGAGCAACCCTAGCTATATCACAGCAGATGACATTGGATAACAACATTTTTCTATCAACAGATATTAACTTAAGAGCTATTGACTTATTACATATATTTTGGTTTAAGTatgtagaaaaatatatttggccagataattaactttttacaATACTAGAAGTTTATTCCTTTcaagttatttattttaagaaatttcTGAGGATGCAGTGGTTTGATATACAGAAAAGACCTGTCTTTAAAGGTAGATTCCTTTAACTGGGCATTGTTGTACAATTAAAGATCAAAATCTGTAGAATTTACCATAAGAGAAAATAAAGAGCTAGTTCTTACCTTCAAGAATCTTCATGAGTTTTTTCTCAGATAGAAGTTCTAACTGATCCAGGCAAAGCCTTTTGATTTCCTCCATGGAACAATTCTAAGAAAATTGAGGtaatacattaaaacaaaaaaatccacattcaTAATCCACATATCTGAGGAGAAGCATATATGCAAACCACAATCAACCCTCCATGCCTACCAAAAATTAAACAACTGTTGTCTTTAGAGTGAAAGAATCTGAAATCATTGAGAGAGGCAGATGAACCAAATCTGAAAAACacaattctctttctctcttcatcCCACCTCAAAGGACTTTTGAATTCTTGCTGGGACCTTGATGATCTTCTCTATCGTCTCTGATCCGGACAACCACCTTTGGAAGAAGAACTGCAAATATAACATGAACATTCCAGCCATTTCAGCTCTATCTGCTACATGTTCTCATTAACCAAACTAGCAGAGATATTATGTAAATCACTCAGTTTTGTTCCTCTCGTACAGTTCATTCAACATCCAACTCAGACAGCAGCTCCTTTTTTGCTGTGATGCACCTTCCTGAGATGTCACAGCCATCATGTAACTACAAAGGAGAAGTAAGACagcttgggtgtgtgtgtgtgcgtgtgtgtgtctgttttcaAGGTTAGGtatttaacaataataaaataataaaaactgacAAAATATAAAGATTAAGTGTCTGTTACCTAATCCTCCTGTAGATTCTATGGTGGCTGTGACATCTGAACAAAGTGCAAGCTAGTGTGTCATTATGGAGGAGAAGCTGGTAACATGAGCCATGAGCATAAACCATGCTTATTCCACATACTCTGTCCCTAACTAGTAGATGAACCACAAAGAAGTTTAAATTAGAGCCAATAGAGCTGCACCGTCTAGCTCAGGCAGTAAAGTCTTATGCTTagaggtcctgggttcaattcctgttgCCAGTGACCCACCCAGAGGCATCAAGTTTTTACGTAAGCAAGACAGGATGGCAAGGATctgaaaagtgatttaaaaagaaGAGGATATAGGTAAAACATACTTAACACTCTTCATGGATAGTTAAATGAACCATTTAGTCCATATTACTGAAGTGCATGGAATCTCTAGCTCTTTTGTGTTTCTGAATTCTAGCTACCATATTTCCTCATAAAGGATAAAAGTCCCTGTGGAATAATCTTTATTATTTTCAATCACAGATCATTAGAACTGCAGGCGAAGCACAGGCTTACACACAGTTTTGTTACTTCTTGGTgttagttttttccaccaaatgcatccgatgaagtgagctgtagctcacgaaagcttatgctctaataaatttgttagtctctaaggtgccacaagtactactttagTTTTGTTACTGTACTTCATTCCCTGTGGCAACAAACAGCTCTACAAGGATGACATGAGGTATCTTTTTTTGTGTCTGTctatccttttgttttaaactcgTTACTTTAATCTTGCTCAATGCCTCCGACTGGAAAGCTGTTCCTTTAACCTTTTTACATCACAATAGAAGCGTTCCTTTAACCTTTTTACGTCACAATAGAAGATGCATACTCCCAGAATaatactgttgtttttttaaaaggaaacgtACTATCAATCACTTGACTAATCTAACCCTACATAACAGACATTTCAATTTTAGGGTTTTCTTCAGCAGAAGCTGATAGTCTTATCAAAttgtatgtttttgttttctttagtttAAACAGGAATAACATTCCaaattcattttcacttgtgacctaaaggactggaacccagagctCAAGCAGATGACATATACCAGGAACTCATTCTACAGAATGTTCTAATAATAAATTAAAGAGTCAGGTCTTACTGTAGCAGCTGAGTTATGACAATATTATGCTCCATtactgtttgttttccttccataCCATAGAAGAGTTTAATATCATATTacagagaaagaggaaaacatttaaacagttttagaaatataaaaatcaaGTCTCATTAATCAGTCAGCTCAATATTAAGAAGTCTATATGCAAAGCAGCTCTTCAACCCAACTATGAAATGCTGTCATTTCTatataccacagtgatgagcatggtatcaATATTTCAATAATTAAAAGTACAGCAATTTCTTAACAATGCATAGAAATACTATGCAACAGTTTAAGACATGAAGTAAATACACATCGAATTGGAATTCTAGGAGGAATTTAGCAGAACAGAACAAAATTAGTGCAtttgattaatttaatttatcGAGGTTAACATGCCCATCCCTCTTAAAAGTATTGCCATAGGATCTTTAAATGACAAGTTTCACCATGGTTTCATGTCTCATCTTTGTGAAGACTCTGAATAAGGGTGAAAAAGATAAAAATGGAGGACTGTACCATAGtggaaaattattaaatttaaaatttcatacaactgTTGCACAAAAGGTATGTAGGGTGCTGTAATATACATATTGGAAATCCATTGGACTGACCTGAGGCAAACAGAGCTGTTCAACCCTGCATGTACTGAAGAGTTAAGTATATTTCAATACCTTCAAAATGTCAGGCAGCATTTTCTGCAGTTTCTTCTCCCCTATGACACAGAAGCACTGATGAAGCATTTCTTTTTTGTCTGCAATGTAGAAACTAACTGGTTTTAGTGACACACTGAGGTCTAGTCCACCTTCTTCTATGTCGCTGTGCTCTTCAGCTAACTCCTCTTTTTCTGCAGATGGCACAGTACATTTTATTTCCTAAAATTAAAAGATATTAAAtacttggaaaaataaaatggaaattgtCTCTTTAATAAGTCAAGAAAAGAGGAAAGATTTTACAACGGTGTCTGCCTCAACAAAACGGTTCTTActataaaatgtttaaaagaatATTACAAATGAACGTCTTGTATTTCTGGAATGTTATGAACCTTTAAGTGCTTTACATTGTAAGACTGTGAAAGTTACATGAATGCTCTTCAAATATGTAGGCCAAACATTAATATCCCTCTCAAAGAGACAGCTATTTTGACTCATCCTAGCAGTCAAAGATCATAAAGCAAAGAGCTATTTCGCCTGAATAATATATTTggaaaaaacgaaacaaaaactTTGCCCACTTGGCTATAACTGGGCTGCTGTATTccctgaaattaatggaaagcaAGGGGAGAAATGTTTGGAAGCACAAAAAAACATGTTCCTCAGGTATGTCTTACGTAGTTAATCGCAATTAACCTTTGTAAGACTACTACTACTGACAAATGTCTTGTTGGAACACAACAGTTTGGGCACAAGATTTTGAgggtcaaatttttttttaagaaagggtgGAGTAAATGTTATGACAAGAACATGTattgggcagggggatggggtacAGTAAAGGCTTAGAGACTCCCCTAGAAATTTCTTTTCCTGTAGCCCCCCTGAccatcaaaaattaaaaattagctAGTAAGCATGAAACCGCTTTCCTATAAAGCAATTCTGTAGACACTAATATACAAATTTTGGTCCCCTCTAAAACTTGTCCCGCACCTAATTTCCCATGGGCAAAGTTATGCAGCTCACCAATATTTCAGGCTAGCACCACGCAGTTTCAGCACTTTATTCCTTCACTAGGTTTCTATCTTGTTTGTCTTTGCTCTGCTCTACATTTGTGtctgttcctttctattttcgtGTTGCGGGCAAAAGGGCTTCTGAGCTTCACTCAGGAGTTTACTTCGAGTCAGGAAGTGTCCGTTTCTTTTTGAAGCCAGCGCTTCACAGGGGCTCTAATGGGAAACTGCCTGCAGGCGCGCTAAAGGGAAGGGACTGGTGTAGCGGCTTCAAATCCAGCACTCCAAGAGGAGCTGGCAAGGTCCGGCCACGCCAAAGGGAGTGGGAGCAACGCTACCCTCGCTATGGGGCTAATCTGGGGAGCGCAGAGGAAGCAGGAGCAGatccaggggcgggggggggattcCAAGCCCAGCTCTGGAATAGTTGCTTTCCTCAGACGGAAGAGACAGGCCGTTTCCCCTTGGCGCCAGTGGGTCAGGACTGAGCAGAGGCCCGGCCGGGGGACGCTTTCACCCCGTGCGGGTtagaggccgggggggggggggcggcttcCCTGGCGATGTCCAACCGGATGGGCGCTCTGCTGTAGCCCACGCAGGAGTTGGGCAGGGCAGCCCCCACCGCCCGTgtcaggcggggggaggggaggggagggggggggggtcggacGAGTCGAGCCCACCGGGTCCTTCCGGTCTCGGGCTCCAGGAACCAGACCGAGCACCGGCCCAGGCGCTACCGCGCCCCTCCCGGCTCAAAGCCGGGCCTAGCGCTCAGCACCACAGCCCCGGCCTCCCCCCGTCGAGAGCCCTGCCGCTTCCGCTCGCCCAGCCGGGCCCCCGGCGCTCTGGGGGACGGTACCTCCAAGAGGCTGTAGCTGGACTCGGTACTTCGCCGCTTCCCCTCTGTGCTCCCCGCGCCCAAGCCCCCCTCTAGGCCGCTGGAACGAGAGCGGCGCCGCTTCTTTTCCTTGGAGGATTTGCGGCCCGGCATCGGCCCGGCCTCACGGCGGTTGGagccgcgcgcgcgcgcgcgcgcgccccccgtcccccacccaccaccaacGGTCACATTCCACCCCCTGCGGAGTCAGCGACAGAACACCGCTCACAAACGCGCGCGCCGCCGCCGCGGGGGGCTTCCCTCCCCGCGACCACGGCCTGCCGGCGGCTGCGTGCTGACGTCGGAGCACGCGGACTTCCGGCGCTGCGTGGCGGCGGGGAGATTTCCGCTACAAGTACTTCCGGTGCTGGGAGGCGCCCCGCCCGTGACGTGCCTGCCGCGGGGGACCCGGGCCAAGGCGGCCCGGCGTGTCCCCCGCTCCCGCCCCTGCCGCAGCCTCCCCGCCGCCCGCCATCCGTGGCGCGGGTTCCGGCCCCGTCTATACTAGGGCAGACGGGCCGTGCGTGAGCGGAGGGAGAACGTGCGGGTTGCTGTGGGGCAGAAAAGGCCATTACAGCAAGGCACGAGACACCAGCCCGCTGGACCGTGCAGTGAAGTGGGGCTATCGAGAAGCCCTCCCAGGCCCAAGGGCCGCGTAGAAGCGAGCATCCGCGGAAGGAGAGTGGAGGGAAGCTCGGAGAGTTGTTGGCAGCAGGAGGGATGGCGTGGGGGGAGGGACTCGGGGATTTGTCAGAGCAGTAGGGTGCATGCTCCCATATCCTCCCGGCTGTCCCACCGCTAGGCCTGCTTGTTCCCcagcagcattttccttcctTTAATAAGGCAGTTCCAGCTGCCTCACCGGGCATCTTTCCACCTTCTTTTATTGAAGATGCACTTGACGCTGTAGCCTGACAAATAGCAGATGAAGTCATATTCTGCAACTGTACTGTTTGGTGCTTCTTTATTGTGCTCCAGAGACTTGAGTTGCCATAAGGGCAGGGGAAGCACTGCAAAGGGCAGAGATGGATGGGTGGAAGAATGTTCCTTAATCAATTATATGGAAACTGGAACAATTTCAGAATAATCACCTAGGGTGCCTGATaaggttgcatccgatgaagcgagctgtagctcacgaacgcttatgctctaataaatttgttagtctctaaggtgccacaagtactccttttctttttgcgaatacagactaacccggctgctactctgaaacctgataaggttctgttagtctgtatccgcaaaaagaaaaggagtacttgtggtaccttacagacttaacaaatttatttgagcgtgagctacagctcacttcatcggatgacttTCCTGGCAAAGCAGCACGTTGAGGTAGCCTGCATAGGTAATGTtaggagagggaggggaacaaCAATCCGATATCTGATCATTGAATGTACTATTTGCATATTTAAaacttctctttctttctgtggagcactcttcaaaaaaaaaaaaaaaaacttcaggtgcAGTAAGCACATTACCTGGATGTTAATGATTAAGAAAATAGTTAATATTGACATGTAAATGGTTGTGATTAATGTaggataaatatgaaattaactAAATTAAATTTAGCTTAAGTTTGGTAAAGGAAGGCCCTGACTAGCAAGGACGACTACGACCTTGAAAATAATGAGTAAAGACAGGATGTCTTCTTCAAAAAATAACTAAGATAAGAGGAAGTTTCTAAAAAGAAGCCCTCTGACCAATAGGGGTGACTGCATATGGTTTTAAATAAGATAAAAGGAGTACGTCTTAAAAGGAGCCAGTATAAACCTTCCCACCCCAAATACCAGTGTTATCTTAAAAATAAAGCCTATGTGAACAAAGGTACAATGGAAAAACGGTTGGTAAGcaagaaggaggggaggaaaaaccTGGGAAGAAAGGAGGTTGTAAATCTTATCTAACTTAAAAGTGGAACTAAAAGTGACCTGTCTCAAATTggtttttagctgaagtcagtaattAGCAGTGATATCAtttgtttgttaaagggtataaaatATTCAGAAGTGGAGGGGTCTTTGTCAGACCCTACCTTATCATGGGCACACCAGAATTAGATGGTTTTCCCTAGGTCTGGCCTATTTGTAAGCGTCTTGATAGCGTGCTTATGAATACTTTGTTGTTGAATGTAGTGACTGCTTATTTTTAGGCTGTTAGGCATatttagagcaattgtataaaataccatttggccttggatttaataaaggaatttatggttaaaatAGTTTGATGGTCTCCTATATTAATTTCTAATGAGtctaattaggtttcagagttaatgcTCAATCAAAACGAAAGCAGTTCACTGCTTTTATTTCAATTGGtacacattttattattatttttgcaacCAGAAA is a genomic window of Dermochelys coriacea isolate rDerCor1 chromosome 5, rDerCor1.pri.v4, whole genome shotgun sequence containing:
- the CAAP1 gene encoding caspase activity and apoptosis inhibitor 1 isoform X1, which translates into the protein MPGRKSSKEKKRRRSRSSGLEGGLGAGSTEGKRRSTESSYSLLEEIKCTVPSAEKEELAEEHSDIEEGGLDLSVSLKPVSFYIADKKEMLHQCFCVIGEKKLQKMLPDILKNCSMEEIKRLCLDQLELLSEKKLMKILEGETGADSDTDEDADRGGDKTRAQSVSQQDNNVDSTSSLREDSKLEGLESKQGKGEDSDVLSINADAYDSDIEGPCNEEESPDVPERAVRSGAGQIDDLQKDIEKSVNEILGLAESSPKESKAANLTVAPAEDVQPSAQQLELLELEMRARAIKALMKAGDVKK